The following are from one region of the Methanoculleus caldifontis genome:
- a CDS encoding molybdopterin-binding protein, giving the protein MEFSRKKIQYVAIVLMACLLLATPAAAEALDDAGVSLPESAVKDTFVAEETSDTGSAGALADDPVVLFNGPVALEAGAFECTAYNSGVSYTVDNRTPLGALQAVAGRTGFTYDVTDKKWVEGSNEVLLLDNIGEYAFVKGGAGWACYVNGVEKDGYSSSADALNAVALADGDVVVFCYGVDTTPETATVLIRIEADLDSSVTPTPTPTPSGWSLTLKGASTETVDQDYFEDGIACGHVATYTDENGAIWSGMPLWYLVGLVDDGLKHGSGAFNEELAAQGYSIKVIADDGYAINFESASVAKNSGIIVANTLNGTGLPETIGEKAKPCWPLQLIGPDVSAGQKIGGIAAIELVGLPEPSGEWEITLAGAFNRTLSQAEFEDGVKCHGESYTDESLQVWTGIPLWYLVAVVDNMETGSHWTLNDAQAAEGYTVRVTASDGFSATFSSADIARNDTFLVADKMNAAPLGADNGAPLKLVGSALTSNKQRIGSIASITLEGLPGESTESEWTLAVEGPQISDLLTKEEFEECGYHTKEYNDGVSIWTGVPLKVLCGWVDDDVMHGSGAFNTALAQAGYTVIVSSGGENPYSKEFTSQEIMASPLNYIVASKVNGTRIDGSAYPLRLVGEGAAGSKSIGNVQKIQLVDFQEPTEAPSIRIVRYASDGVTVVEETTKTITWMEENLDVYGAPDGIRLRFQGPTFDPNDLWNPAEDINPGKVDEVVKGTSIRDLCDLVGGVPEGGEVELVASDGYGAKLNYTNLYTPLDRQGEAIVAWWTERQGYAPNYRDGPRLFFNTPDGIFGAEDMGTCLKEDYWHYYWAGGIQYPSAAGVSNRNIATIKIKPGARENWNLVLTGAITDTIGRSYFESGKACAMGMHSATWTDDGGQVWSGMPLWLLCGWVDDGNKHSAGTDPFRDDLAAAGYNITVIDYGPDGTKGTDDDFSAVFNSSFVARNNNIIVADEIDGAPLPSDGKTWPLKLVGTALTSNKQRIGSIDEIVLTGVPIVVEPPTGDTTISLEAGWNFVSTPKQLADGSNTFAVFFDIVDTAGHSIQFYDGLEQKWKPVASTDSFRPLDGVWVYSNEACTVSLTFASGEPGLPPMKNLGKGWNAIGFSDTVPESAVNTLLSLGNHWTTLIGFDAGAQEYEVSIIRGASGRHGEERTMEPTQGYWIYTTGADTLAAIGA; this is encoded by the coding sequence ATGGAATTCTCGAGAAAAAAGATTCAGTACGTTGCAATCGTGCTGATGGCCTGCCTGCTGCTGGCAACACCGGCAGCAGCAGAGGCACTCGACGACGCAGGTGTGAGCCTGCCGGAGAGCGCCGTGAAGGATACGTTCGTCGCTGAGGAGACATCAGACACAGGATCTGCCGGAGCCCTGGCTGATGACCCTGTAGTGCTCTTCAACGGGCCGGTTGCACTGGAGGCAGGCGCGTTTGAATGTACGGCCTACAACTCCGGAGTGTCTTATACGGTTGATAACCGGACGCCGCTCGGAGCTCTCCAGGCAGTAGCCGGGCGCACGGGCTTCACGTACGATGTCACCGACAAGAAGTGGGTGGAAGGCAGCAACGAAGTCCTCCTGCTCGACAACATCGGGGAATACGCGTTCGTGAAAGGCGGCGCCGGGTGGGCCTGCTACGTCAACGGCGTCGAGAAGGACGGTTACAGCAGTTCTGCTGACGCCCTCAACGCCGTAGCGCTTGCCGACGGCGATGTGGTCGTCTTCTGTTACGGTGTCGACACGACGCCGGAGACGGCCACTGTGCTGATCCGGATCGAAGCGGACCTGGACAGCTCGGTGACGCCGACCCCAACTCCCACGCCGTCGGGCTGGAGCCTCACGCTCAAGGGTGCGTCGACCGAGACCGTCGACCAGGACTACTTCGAGGACGGGATCGCCTGCGGGCACGTCGCCACCTACACCGATGAGAACGGAGCCATATGGAGCGGCATGCCCCTCTGGTACCTCGTCGGCCTCGTCGACGACGGTCTGAAGCACGGATCCGGCGCGTTCAATGAAGAACTCGCCGCGCAGGGCTACTCGATCAAGGTCATCGCGGACGACGGGTACGCGATCAACTTCGAGAGTGCAAGCGTCGCAAAGAACAGCGGGATCATCGTCGCGAATACTCTCAACGGCACCGGGCTCCCCGAGACCATCGGCGAGAAGGCAAAACCCTGCTGGCCGCTCCAGCTCATCGGCCCCGACGTGAGCGCCGGCCAGAAGATCGGCGGCATCGCCGCGATCGAACTCGTCGGCCTCCCCGAACCCTCCGGTGAGTGGGAGATCACGCTCGCGGGCGCGTTCAACCGGACGCTCTCGCAGGCGGAGTTCGAGGACGGAGTCAAATGCCACGGCGAGAGTTACACCGACGAGAGCCTGCAGGTCTGGACCGGCATACCGCTCTGGTACCTGGTGGCCGTCGTCGACAATATGGAGACCGGCAGCCACTGGACGCTGAATGACGCGCAGGCGGCCGAGGGCTACACCGTGCGGGTGACCGCGAGCGACGGCTTTTCCGCCACGTTCAGCAGCGCTGATATCGCCCGGAACGACACCTTCCTTGTTGCGGACAAGATGAACGCCGCACCGCTCGGCGCGGATAACGGTGCGCCGCTGAAACTCGTCGGCTCCGCCCTGACCTCCAACAAGCAGCGGATCGGCAGCATCGCGTCGATCACCCTCGAGGGGCTGCCGGGCGAGAGCACCGAATCTGAGTGGACGCTCGCGGTCGAGGGACCGCAGATCAGCGATCTCCTCACGAAGGAAGAGTTCGAGGAGTGCGGCTACCACACGAAGGAGTATAACGACGGGGTCAGTATCTGGACCGGCGTCCCGTTGAAGGTCCTCTGCGGCTGGGTCGACGACGACGTCATGCACGGCTCGGGAGCATTCAACACCGCCCTGGCCCAGGCAGGCTACACGGTGATCGTCTCCTCCGGCGGGGAGAACCCCTACAGCAAGGAGTTCACCAGCCAGGAGATCATGGCGAGCCCCTTAAACTACATCGTCGCAAGCAAGGTCAACGGTACGCGTATCGACGGGAGCGCCTACCCGCTCCGCCTCGTCGGCGAGGGGGCTGCCGGGAGCAAGAGCATCGGGAACGTCCAGAAGATCCAGCTCGTCGACTTCCAGGAGCCGACGGAAGCCCCGTCGATCCGCATCGTTCGATATGCCTCCGACGGCGTGACCGTCGTCGAGGAGACGACGAAGACCATCACGTGGATGGAAGAGAACCTGGATGTCTACGGAGCCCCGGACGGTATCCGGCTCAGGTTCCAGGGACCCACCTTCGACCCGAACGACCTCTGGAACCCAGCTGAGGACATCAACCCGGGCAAGGTCGACGAGGTTGTGAAAGGGACCTCTATCCGGGACCTCTGCGATCTCGTAGGCGGTGTTCCGGAAGGAGGCGAGGTAGAACTCGTCGCATCCGACGGTTACGGGGCCAAACTGAACTACACCAACCTCTATACTCCGCTCGACCGGCAGGGCGAGGCTATCGTCGCCTGGTGGACAGAGCGGCAGGGCTACGCGCCCAACTATCGTGACGGACCGCGCCTCTTCTTCAACACGCCCGACGGCATCTTCGGTGCCGAAGACATGGGAACGTGCCTCAAAGAAGATTACTGGCACTACTACTGGGCCGGCGGCATCCAGTACCCCTCGGCCGCGGGAGTCTCCAACAGGAACATCGCGACCATCAAGATCAAACCGGGTGCACGGGAGAACTGGAACCTCGTCCTGACGGGCGCGATCACCGACACCATCGGTCGGTCCTACTTCGAGTCGGGCAAGGCCTGCGCCATGGGCATGCACAGCGCGACCTGGACCGATGACGGAGGACAGGTCTGGTCGGGGATGCCGCTCTGGCTCCTCTGCGGCTGGGTCGACGACGGCAACAAGCACAGCGCGGGAACGGACCCCTTCCGCGACGACCTCGCGGCCGCAGGCTACAACATCACCGTCATCGACTACGGTCCGGACGGCACGAAAGGCACCGACGACGACTTCTCCGCCGTCTTCAACAGCTCATTCGTCGCACGGAACAACAACATCATCGTCGCGGATGAGATCGACGGCGCGCCGCTCCCGAGCGACGGCAAGACCTGGCCGCTGAAACTCGTCGGCACCGCCCTGACCTCCAACAAGCAGAGGATCGGGAGCATCGACGAGATCGTCCTCACTGGTGTGCCGATTGTCGTGGAGCCGCCCACGGGCGACACGACGATCTCCCTTGAAGCGGGCTGGAACTTCGTCTCGACCCCGAAGCAGCTTGCCGACGGCAGCAACACGTTCGCCGTCTTCTTCGATATCGTTGATACTGCAGGCCACTCGATCCAGTTCTATGACGGCCTGGAGCAGAAGTGGAAACCGGTGGCCTCGACCGACTCGTTCCGGCCGCTCGACGGCGTCTGGGTCTACTCAAACGAGGCCTGCACGGTCTCCCTGACCTTCGCCTCCGGTGAACCGGGTCTCCCGCCCATGAAAAATCTTGGCAAAGGCTGGAACGCGATCGGTTTCTCGGATACCGTTCCTGAGTCTGCGGTAAACACCCTGCTCTCGCTCGGCAACCACTGGACGACCCTGATCGGGTTCGACGCGGGGGCCCAGGAGTATGAGGTCTCGATCATCCGCGGCGCCAGCGGGCGTCACGGCGAGGAGCGCACGATGGAGCCGACGCAGGGCTACTGGATCTACACGACCGGGGCAGACACGCTTGCTGCCATCGGCGCCTGA
- the cas1 gene encoding CRISPR-associated endonuclease Cas1: protein MRATESWLPVIGYGGHIKATTQDLVIAFGSETRRYPLLEVKHLLVVGGHTLHTSAVTNLLKAGAIITFFDIDGTPVGHLSPYGHQKDERVRTAQERATPHRFAQPLATAGHQSRLLLLEELYDRAGEEIFYAGELDFLHQAREELAASVTMEELRRLSRLTADMYYEILSRTLPPELGFRRRLSRPYLDPVNAMFSLGYAMLYGNCCVSLVGAHLDPDRGMLHEGVGSLAYDIIEPQKAAMVDRTVLKFAREISAGDYERGEKRCYLDGTFSARLVEAFRGSIDQSRIDTQVRILRDALLGNADFHVLYW from the coding sequence ATGAGAGCGACGGAATCCTGGCTCCCCGTCATCGGCTACGGGGGGCATATCAAGGCTACGACGCAGGACCTGGTCATCGCGTTCGGGAGCGAGACCCGGCGCTACCCGCTCCTGGAGGTGAAGCACCTCCTGGTCGTCGGCGGCCATACCCTGCACACCTCGGCAGTGACGAACCTTCTCAAAGCCGGGGCTATCATCACCTTCTTCGATATCGACGGCACGCCCGTCGGGCACCTCTCCCCCTACGGCCACCAGAAGGATGAGAGGGTGCGCACCGCACAGGAGCGGGCCACCCCCCACCGCTTCGCGCAACCGCTTGCAACGGCCGGCCACCAATCGCGCCTCCTCCTCCTTGAGGAGCTCTACGACCGCGCCGGAGAGGAGATCTTCTACGCCGGAGAGCTCGACTTCCTCCACCAGGCCCGCGAGGAGCTTGCGGCCTCGGTCACCATGGAGGAGCTGCGGAGGCTCTCCCGCCTGACGGCCGATATGTACTACGAGATCCTCTCCCGCACGCTCCCGCCGGAGCTCGGGTTCCGGCGGAGGCTCTCCCGCCCGTATCTCGACCCCGTCAACGCCATGTTCTCGCTCGGGTACGCGATGCTGTATGGCAACTGCTGCGTCTCCCTGGTCGGCGCCCACCTCGACCCCGATCGCGGCATGCTCCACGAGGGAGTCGGGAGCCTTGCCTACGATATCATCGAGCCGCAGAAGGCGGCGATGGTGGACCGCACGGTGCTCAAATTTGCCCGCGAGATCTCGGCCGGAGACTACGAGCGCGGTGAGAAGAGATGTTATCTGGATGGAACCTTTTCGGCCCGACTGGTCGAGGCGTTCCGCGGGTCCATCGATCAGTCCCGGATCGATACGCAGGTGCGCATCCTCCGCGACGCGCTGTTAGGCAACGCCGATTTTCATGTGCTGTACTGGTAA
- a CDS encoding acylphosphatase, with amino-acid sequence MKTIEIRIAGRVQGVGFRACIKRIATNLGVVGEAMNLPDGRVLITATGEPVILDKFVSMLYGCPRVVIRDLSQQEIPLAPYPEFTIQRGNYQYST; translated from the coding sequence GTGAAGACGATCGAGATCAGGATCGCAGGAAGGGTGCAGGGCGTGGGGTTTCGCGCCTGCATCAAGAGGATCGCGACCAACCTCGGCGTCGTCGGCGAGGCGATGAACCTCCCTGACGGGAGGGTCCTCATCACGGCGACCGGGGAGCCCGTCATCCTCGACAAATTCGTCTCGATGCTGTATGGGTGCCCGCGGGTCGTCATCAGGGATCTCTCCCAGCAGGAGATCCCCCTCGCCCCTTACCCCGAATTCACGATCCAGCGGGGCAATTACCAGTACAGCACATGA